The following coding sequences lie in one Paenibacillus durus ATCC 35681 genomic window:
- the kdpA gene encoding potassium-transporting ATPase subunit KdpA has product MREAMLQDLLFLVLLVGLSVPLGVYIYKVMMGEKVFLSRVMQPVERGIYRIIGVREDDDMSPGQYTGAVLIFSGIGLIALFLLLMAQGLLPLNPEHQKAMSWDLAFNTAVSFVTNTNWQAYSGESALSYLTQSLGLTVQNFVSAGMGIAVLFALIRGFIRKSQGTVGNFWKDMVRIHIYVLIPLSAILALLLVSQGVVQTLSPYAHVTNLENSAASIVPLGPAASQIAIKQLGTNGGGFFGMNSAFPLENPTAFSNLLQLLSILLIPASLCVSFGRAVKDRGQGRVIYAAMLILFILCLVGITASEWYGAPLIHGVASSGNMEGKEVVHGVGTSALWAAATTAASNGSVNAMHDSFTPLAGGLLLFLMQLGEIVFGGVGSGLYGMLAFVILTVFIAGLMVGRTPEYLGKKIAPFEMKMVCLIVLAPPLLTLFGTAAAVLMPQAGTWLTNSGAHGFSEILYAFTSLGNNNGSAFGGYAANNAFTNIVGGLVMLMVRYIPMVGVIYLAGSLSGKKSVAAGEGTLSTSSAMFAFLLIAIILLIGALSFLPALALGPIADYFTNRGLS; this is encoded by the coding sequence ATGAGAGAGGCGATGCTTCAGGATCTGCTGTTTCTCGTACTGCTAGTGGGGCTGTCCGTTCCGCTCGGCGTGTATATTTACAAGGTGATGATGGGAGAAAAGGTATTCTTGTCCCGAGTTATGCAGCCGGTGGAGCGGGGGATTTACCGGATCATCGGGGTTAGAGAGGACGATGATATGAGCCCGGGCCAATATACGGGCGCGGTGCTTATTTTTAGCGGAATCGGTCTGATCGCTTTGTTCCTGCTTCTGATGGCGCAGGGCCTGCTTCCGCTTAATCCGGAGCATCAGAAGGCCATGAGCTGGGATCTGGCGTTCAACACGGCGGTCAGCTTCGTTACCAATACGAACTGGCAGGCGTATTCCGGCGAGTCGGCTTTGTCGTATCTGACACAGAGCTTGGGGCTCACGGTGCAAAATTTTGTGTCTGCCGGGATGGGCATCGCGGTGCTGTTCGCTCTCATCCGGGGCTTTATCCGCAAATCTCAAGGGACGGTCGGGAACTTCTGGAAAGACATGGTCCGCATTCATATCTACGTGCTGATTCCGCTTTCCGCTATCCTTGCGCTGCTGCTGGTATCTCAAGGGGTTGTGCAGACTCTCTCCCCTTATGCGCATGTTACGAACCTGGAGAACAGTGCCGCAAGCATCGTGCCGCTTGGTCCGGCGGCAAGCCAGATCGCCATTAAGCAGCTCGGCACGAACGGCGGCGGCTTTTTCGGAATGAACTCGGCGTTTCCGCTTGAGAATCCGACCGCGTTCTCCAACCTGCTTCAACTGCTGTCCATTTTGCTGATTCCCGCCTCGTTATGCGTGTCGTTCGGGAGGGCGGTCAAGGACCGGGGACAGGGCCGTGTCATTTACGCGGCAATGCTGATTCTGTTCATCCTGTGTCTTGTTGGAATTACGGCCAGCGAATGGTACGGAGCGCCCTTGATACATGGGGTAGCCTCTTCAGGGAATATGGAGGGAAAAGAAGTTGTTCACGGCGTCGGAACGTCGGCACTCTGGGCGGCGGCGACTACGGCGGCATCCAACGGATCGGTCAATGCGATGCACGACAGCTTTACTCCGCTGGCGGGCGGCTTGCTGCTGTTCCTGATGCAGCTGGGAGAAATCGTGTTCGGCGGCGTGGGCAGCGGGCTGTACGGCATGCTCGCCTTCGTGATTCTGACCGTATTTATCGCGGGGCTGATGGTCGGGCGGACGCCGGAGTATCTGGGCAAAAAAATTGCGCCGTTCGAGATGAAAATGGTCTGCCTGATCGTGCTGGCGCCGCCGCTGCTGACGCTGTTTGGAACCGCAGCCGCCGTGCTGATGCCGCAGGCAGGAACGTGGCTGACCAATTCGGGCGCGCATGGCTTTTCGGAAATCCTGTATGCCTTCACTTCGCTTGGGAACAACAACGGCAGCGCCTTCGGCGGCTATGCGGCGAATAATGCGTTCACCAACATCGTCGGCGGGCTCGTTATGCTGATGGTGCGCTACATTCCGATGGTGGGAGTGATCTATCTGGCGGGCAGCCTGTCCGGCAAGAAAAGTGTGGCGGCGGGCGAAGGCACGCTGTCCACGAGCAGCGCAATGTTTGCCTTTTTGCTGATTGCGATCATTTTGCTGATCGGCGCGCTCAGTTTTTTGCCTGCACTTGCACTCGGACCGATTGCCGATTACTTTACGAACCGCGGTTTAAGCTGA
- the kdpC gene encoding K(+)-transporting ATPase subunit C, whose amino-acid sequence MKRSFKILRPALLSFIVMTVLCGIIYPGVITALSQSLMPSQANGSLITVKLKDGASRTLGSALIGQPFTEVRYLIGRPMGVSNLSPTSGEQQGKVRERAAWWGSLDPVNKQDIPAELVTASGSGVDPNLSPAAAKYQAARIARARGIPVKTVNEMIDKYTTARFLGVFGEPAVNVLKVNLALDGLL is encoded by the coding sequence ATGAAACGCAGCTTCAAAATATTGCGTCCCGCCCTGTTAAGCTTCATTGTTATGACCGTGCTATGCGGTATAATTTATCCTGGAGTCATTACGGCTTTGTCTCAGTCGCTTATGCCAAGCCAGGCGAACGGCAGTCTGATCACGGTAAAATTAAAAGACGGCGCCTCCCGTACGTTGGGCTCGGCGCTGATCGGTCAGCCCTTCACGGAAGTCCGGTATTTAATCGGCAGACCGATGGGCGTCAGCAACCTGTCGCCGACAAGCGGCGAGCAGCAGGGCAAGGTTCGGGAGAGAGCGGCCTGGTGGGGCAGTCTCGACCCGGTGAATAAGCAGGATATTCCCGCCGAACTTGTGACCGCGTCCGGCAGCGGCGTCGATCCCAACCTGTCGCCGGCAGCCGCTAAGTATCAGGCCGCCCGCATCGCCCGGGCAAGAGGCATCCCCGTGAAGACGGTGAATGAAATGATCGACAAGTATACAACGGCCCGCTTTCTCGGCGTCTTTGGCGAACCGGCGGTAAATGTGCTGAAGGTTAATCTGGCGCTGGACGGTCTGCTCTGA
- the kdpB gene encoding potassium-transporting ATPase subunit KdpB, which yields MGENNKQPSILYDALRQSFVKLSPRIQVKNPVMLVVYAGAWFTTLLYLLAFAGIRDEAAGYTLAIALILWFTVLFANFAEAIAEGRGRAQADSLRSARKEVKAKKLKSAANREEYTEVLSDKLLKGDIVLVEAGEQIPMDGEVIEGAASVDESAITGESAPVIRESGGDRSAVTGGTTVVSDWLIIRVTAEAGNSFLDKMIAMVEGASRKKTPNEIALQILLVSLTIIFLVVCASLLPFSSFASRQAGTGAPVSLTNIIALLVCLAPTTIGALLSSIGIAGMSRLNRANVLAMSGRAIEAAGDVDVLLLDKTGTITLGNRQASEFIPVPGVTEEELADSAQLSSLADETPEGRSIVILAKERFGIRGRDLAKLNATFVEFTAKTRMSGIDYQGSEIRKGAADAVKAYVQAKGGVYPQECEEIVKQVATAGGTPLVVARNGRVLGVVHLKDIVKNGVKERFDDLRKMGIKTIMITGDNPMTAAAIAAEAGVDDFLAEATPEAKLALIRDYQSKGHLVAMTGDGTNDAPALAQADVAVAMNTGTQAAKEAGNMVDLDSNPTKLIEIVRIGKQLLMTRGALTTFSVANDVAKYFAIIPVLFFGIYPQLTALNVMGLSSAKSSILSAIIYNAVIIILLIPLSLKGVKYKEMPARKLLQRNIWIYGLGGIAAPFAAIKLIDLLLTACGLA from the coding sequence ATGGGAGAAAATAATAAACAACCGTCTATTTTATATGATGCGCTCCGTCAATCCTTCGTGAAGCTGTCGCCGCGCATTCAGGTGAAAAACCCGGTGATGCTGGTCGTTTACGCCGGAGCCTGGTTTACAACACTGTTGTATCTGCTGGCTTTTGCCGGGATTCGGGATGAAGCCGCCGGGTACACGCTGGCGATTGCGCTGATTCTCTGGTTTACCGTCCTGTTCGCCAATTTTGCCGAGGCGATCGCGGAAGGGAGAGGCCGGGCGCAGGCAGACAGCCTGCGCAGCGCAAGGAAAGAGGTCAAAGCCAAGAAATTGAAGTCCGCCGCAAACCGCGAAGAATATACGGAGGTGCTGTCCGACAAGCTGCTGAAAGGCGATATCGTCTTGGTGGAAGCCGGGGAGCAAATTCCAATGGACGGTGAGGTCATTGAGGGAGCGGCTTCGGTTGACGAGAGCGCGATCACCGGCGAATCCGCGCCTGTTATCCGTGAATCCGGGGGCGACCGCAGCGCGGTAACCGGCGGAACGACGGTCGTGTCCGACTGGCTCATCATCCGGGTGACGGCGGAAGCGGGGAACAGCTTTCTGGACAAAATGATCGCCATGGTCGAAGGCGCCTCCCGCAAAAAAACACCGAATGAAATCGCCTTGCAAATCCTGCTCGTCAGCTTGACGATCATATTCCTGGTCGTCTGCGCTTCCCTGCTGCCGTTCTCATCCTTCGCCAGCCGCCAGGCGGGAACGGGCGCGCCCGTATCGCTGACCAACATCATCGCGCTGCTCGTTTGTCTGGCGCCGACCACGATTGGCGCGCTGCTGTCGTCCATCGGGATCGCGGGCATGAGCCGGTTGAACCGGGCCAATGTGCTGGCGATGAGCGGCCGGGCGATTGAAGCGGCCGGTGACGTCGACGTGCTGCTGCTTGACAAGACGGGCACGATTACGCTTGGCAACCGGCAGGCCAGCGAATTCATCCCGGTCCCCGGCGTGACCGAAGAGGAGCTGGCCGATTCGGCCCAGCTTTCCTCGCTCGCGGACGAGACGCCGGAAGGACGGAGCATCGTCATTCTGGCTAAGGAGAGATTCGGCATACGGGGCCGGGATTTGGCGAAGCTTAACGCGACATTCGTGGAGTTCACGGCCAAGACGAGAATGAGCGGCATCGATTACCAGGGCAGTGAGATTCGCAAAGGGGCGGCGGACGCCGTCAAGGCTTACGTTCAAGCGAAAGGCGGGGTTTACCCGCAGGAATGTGAAGAGATTGTAAAACAGGTGGCGACCGCCGGAGGCACTCCGCTGGTTGTGGCCCGGAACGGCAGGGTGCTCGGCGTCGTTCATTTGAAGGACATCGTCAAGAACGGCGTCAAAGAACGCTTTGACGACCTGCGGAAGATGGGCATCAAGACGATCATGATTACCGGCGACAATCCGATGACGGCCGCCGCCATCGCAGCCGAGGCGGGCGTGGATGATTTTCTGGCCGAGGCTACGCCGGAAGCGAAGCTTGCGCTGATCCGCGATTATCAGTCCAAGGGCCATCTGGTGGCAATGACCGGGGATGGAACCAACGATGCGCCAGCGCTCGCCCAGGCGGATGTCGCGGTTGCCATGAATACGGGAACGCAGGCGGCCAAGGAGGCCGGGAATATGGTCGATCTCGATTCCAATCCGACCAAGCTGATTGAGATTGTGCGGATAGGCAAGCAGCTTCTCATGACCCGGGGGGCGCTGACCACCTTCAGCGTAGCCAATGACGTCGCCAAATATTTTGCCATTATTCCCGTGCTGTTCTTCGGCATCTATCCGCAGCTTACGGCGCTGAACGTCATGGGGCTTAGCAGCGCTAAAAGCTCCATTTTATCAGCCATTATCTATAATGCGGTTATTATCATCCTGCTTATTCCCCTTTCCCTCAAAGGGGTCAAGTACAAGGAAATGCCCGCCCGGAAACTGCTGCAACGAAATATTTGGATCTACGGTCTCGGAGGTATAGCCGCGCCGTTCGCCGCCATTAAGCTGATTGATCTACTTCTGACCGCTTGCGGTCTCGCATGA
- a CDS encoding DUF559 domain-containing protein, whose product MDFNEAYQQFIHYHLAHRTGERQSRLKRGHLRAESLFLEKVWWPLMGHMNNLHPEYEVLDWRGRSYFADFAWLPGYTKLIIEIKGFGPHVRDMDRMKYCNELNRETFLHAMGYQVISFAYDDIEQRPQLCVTLLRMVLSRYRPSAAPVSRAVLAEKEVLRLAIHAAKPLRPVDVARHFEVDSKTAVQILKKLCAKGLLNPVRRGKSERAVSYELSNGVLDYYL is encoded by the coding sequence ATGGACTTTAACGAAGCCTACCAGCAGTTTATTCATTATCATCTTGCACACCGGACAGGAGAACGCCAATCCAGGTTGAAAAGGGGGCATCTGCGCGCTGAATCGCTGTTTCTGGAAAAGGTCTGGTGGCCTTTGATGGGCCATATGAATAATCTGCATCCGGAGTATGAAGTGTTGGATTGGCGGGGCAGGTCTTATTTTGCCGATTTTGCCTGGCTCCCGGGATACACCAAGCTGATTATAGAAATCAAAGGATTTGGCCCGCATGTGCGCGATATGGACCGAATGAAGTATTGCAATGAATTGAACCGGGAGACCTTTCTGCACGCTATGGGATACCAGGTGATTTCCTTTGCCTATGACGATATCGAACAGCGTCCGCAGTTATGCGTCACCTTGCTGCGCATGGTGCTGAGCCGCTACCGGCCATCGGCTGCTCCCGTCTCCAGAGCGGTGCTTGCCGAAAAAGAGGTACTCCGGCTTGCCATTCACGCCGCCAAACCTCTACGGCCGGTGGATGTCGCCCGGCATTTTGAAGTAGACTCCAAGACGGCTGTTCAAATTCTCAAAAAGCTGTGCGCCAAAGGCTTACTGAACCCTGTCCGTCGTGGCAAAAGTGAACGGGCAGTCAGCTATGAACTGTCTAATGGCGTTCTTGACTATTACCTGTAA